One segment of Nakamurella flava DNA contains the following:
- a CDS encoding ABC-F family ATP-binding cassette domain-containing protein — MSATLVAAGLSAGFGDVPLFDDLSLVIAPGDVIGLVGVNGAGKSTLLRLLAGQDAPMSGRVSVSPPEATVGHLPQEIERRPDESIVEHLHRRTGVADAQREMDAAAADLESPDADPDRYGTALERWLALGGADLDERIPQVLANLGLHVDPSTAMVALSGGQAARVNLAALLLARFDVLLLDEPTNDLDLDGLDRLEAFVVDAARRGVALVIVSHDREFLSRSVNRVVELDLAQHQVGIFGGGYESYLAEREVKRQHARDAYDEYADKKSSLQERARTQRAWADKGIRAARSKTGKSDNDKVSRGFRIEATEKQAAKARQTDRLIERMTEVAEPRKEWVLQYSIATAPGSSAVVLTARGATARRGDFVLGPVDLHVSAGDRIAVTGPNGSGKTTLLSLLLGDLPPQDGTVSRGASVAIGRVDQARSLLDTAAGAGAGTVLDVFERELPDQPPAEIRTLLAKFGLYADHVRRAGRDLSPGERTRAALALLQARGVNLLVLDEPTNHLDLPAIVQLEQALASYAGTLLLVTHDRRMLQAVHVDRHWEVRDGRVTQR, encoded by the coding sequence GTGAGCGCAACCCTGGTGGCCGCCGGCCTGTCCGCCGGTTTCGGCGACGTCCCCCTGTTCGACGACCTCTCCCTGGTGATCGCCCCCGGGGACGTCATCGGCCTGGTCGGGGTGAACGGCGCGGGCAAGTCGACCCTGCTGCGCCTGTTGGCCGGGCAGGACGCCCCGATGTCCGGCCGGGTGTCGGTCAGCCCGCCGGAGGCGACCGTCGGTCATCTGCCGCAGGAGATCGAGCGTCGCCCGGACGAGTCGATCGTGGAACACCTGCACCGACGCACCGGGGTGGCCGATGCCCAGCGCGAGATGGACGCTGCCGCTGCCGATCTCGAGTCCCCCGACGCCGACCCGGACCGCTACGGCACCGCGCTGGAACGGTGGCTCGCCCTGGGCGGAGCCGATCTGGACGAACGCATCCCCCAGGTGCTGGCCAACCTGGGTCTGCACGTCGACCCGTCCACCGCGATGGTGGCGCTGTCCGGCGGGCAGGCGGCCCGGGTGAACCTGGCCGCCCTGCTGCTGGCCCGCTTCGACGTCCTGCTGCTGGACGAGCCGACCAACGATCTCGACCTCGATGGCCTCGACCGGTTGGAGGCGTTCGTCGTCGACGCCGCCCGCCGCGGCGTCGCCCTGGTGATCGTCTCGCACGACCGGGAGTTCCTGTCCCGCAGCGTCAATCGCGTCGTCGAGCTGGATCTCGCGCAACACCAGGTCGGCATCTTCGGCGGCGGCTACGAGTCCTACCTGGCCGAGCGGGAGGTCAAACGGCAGCACGCCCGCGACGCCTACGACGAATACGCGGACAAGAAGTCGTCGTTGCAGGAACGGGCCCGGACCCAGCGGGCCTGGGCCGACAAGGGCATCCGGGCAGCGAGGTCGAAGACCGGCAAGTCTGATAATGACAAGGTCTCACGGGGTTTCCGCATCGAGGCCACCGAGAAGCAGGCCGCCAAGGCCCGGCAGACCGACCGGCTCATCGAGCGCATGACCGAGGTGGCCGAGCCGCGCAAGGAATGGGTGCTGCAGTACTCCATCGCCACGGCGCCCGGCTCGTCCGCGGTGGTGCTGACCGCCCGCGGGGCCACGGCCCGGCGCGGTGACTTCGTCCTGGGGCCGGTCGACCTGCACGTGTCCGCCGGCGACCGGATCGCCGTCACCGGACCCAACGGCAGCGGCAAGACGACCCTGTTGTCGTTGCTGCTCGGCGACCTGCCGCCGCAGGACGGGACCGTCAGCCGGGGCGCGTCCGTGGCGATCGGCCGGGTCGACCAGGCCCGCAGCCTGCTGGACACGGCCGCCGGTGCGGGGGCCGGCACGGTGCTGGACGTCTTCGAGCGGGAACTGCCGGACCAGCCGCCGGCCGAGATCCGCACTCTGCTGGCCAAGTTCGGGCTCTACGCCGACCACGTGCGGCGGGCCGGACGCGACCTGTCCCCGGGCGAGCGCACCCGGGCCGCCCTGGCGCTGTTGCAGGCCCGGGGAGTGAATCTGCTGGTGCTCGACGAGCCGACCAACCATCTCGACCTGCCGGCGATCGTCCAGCTCGAACAGGCCCTGGCGAGCTACGCGGGCACGTTGCTGCTGGTCACGCACGATCGACGGATGCTCCAGGCGGTCCACGTCGACCGGCACTGGGAGGTCCGGGACGGTCGGGTGACCCAACGGTGA
- a CDS encoding RNA-binding S4 domain-containing protein — protein MSRSDRSAPSDVTGITIGTDMIRLGQFLKLGGAVDSGADVKELLADGDVTVNGEPETRRGRQLHRGDLVTFHGVTVRVD, from the coding sequence ATGAGTCGCTCCGACCGTTCCGCTCCCTCCGACGTCACCGGCATCACCATCGGTACCGACATGATCCGGTTGGGCCAGTTCCTCAAGCTCGGCGGCGCGGTCGACTCGGGAGCCGACGTCAAGGAACTGCTCGCCGACGGCGACGTCACCGTCAACGGCGAGCCCGAAACCCGCCGCGGCCGGCAGTTGCACCGGGGTGACCTCGTCACCTTCCACGGGGTGACCGTCCGGGTCGACTGA
- a CDS encoding flotillin family protein, whose protein sequence is MEVLIAIGGVVVLVLLLVMLILSRIKVAGPNQAFLVTGRRGRSVTSTTGETSTDMSGQKVVMGASVFVIPVVQKLHTIDLSSRRIPVGIRGAVSKQGVKCDLEGVAIVKVGGNETSIRAAAQRFLNQQQGIDTFTSEVLAGALRSIVGRLTIEEIIRDRAAFASAVAEEAETSLTGQGLVLDTFQLQDIQAEGSYLADLGRPEAARVVKEASIAEARARQAAEQERLLAEEAIAVANRQYNLKQAEISAQIDAAKAQAAAAGPLAQAAQDQLVLSEKEKVALRTAALKERQLDTEIRKPADADRYKVEQQAEANKNAAIARAEADRQSTIAAAQAGAEKARLSGEGERSRRSALAEAEAIEGAKRGEAERQRRVAIAEAVEKEGAADASAILARGRAEAEAMDLRSQAFATYGEAAVLDLLVKVLPEVVGAASAPLAAVDKMTVISSDGGAGSLGKTVASNVAQGLQLSSDLTGVDLAALLQRLTGQTVDTGSTKKATPEKRPAARPAVATPARTEPITLDGTENGRLDG, encoded by the coding sequence ATGGAAGTACTCATCGCCATCGGAGGAGTGGTCGTCCTCGTCCTGCTCCTGGTGATGCTGATCCTGTCCCGGATCAAGGTCGCCGGCCCCAACCAGGCGTTCCTGGTGACCGGTCGCCGTGGCCGGTCGGTGACGTCCACGACCGGGGAGACCTCGACCGACATGTCCGGTCAGAAGGTCGTCATGGGCGCGAGCGTGTTCGTCATCCCCGTGGTGCAGAAGCTCCACACCATCGACCTGTCCAGCCGCCGCATCCCGGTCGGCATCCGGGGTGCGGTCTCCAAGCAGGGCGTCAAGTGCGACCTGGAGGGCGTCGCCATCGTCAAGGTCGGTGGCAACGAGACGTCCATCCGGGCGGCCGCCCAGCGGTTCCTCAACCAGCAGCAGGGCATCGACACCTTCACCTCGGAGGTGCTGGCCGGTGCGTTGCGGTCCATCGTCGGCCGGCTGACCATCGAGGAGATCATCCGCGACCGCGCCGCTTTCGCCTCCGCCGTCGCGGAGGAGGCCGAGACGTCGCTGACCGGGCAGGGTCTCGTCCTGGACACCTTCCAGCTGCAGGACATCCAGGCCGAGGGTTCGTACCTGGCCGACCTCGGTCGGCCGGAGGCGGCGCGGGTGGTCAAGGAGGCGTCCATCGCCGAGGCCCGGGCCCGGCAGGCCGCCGAGCAGGAGCGGCTGCTGGCCGAGGAGGCCATCGCCGTCGCCAACCGGCAGTACAACCTCAAGCAGGCCGAGATCAGCGCTCAGATCGACGCGGCCAAGGCGCAGGCCGCGGCGGCCGGTCCGTTGGCCCAGGCCGCCCAGGACCAGCTCGTCCTGTCCGAGAAGGAGAAGGTCGCGCTGCGCACCGCGGCCCTGAAGGAACGGCAGCTGGACACCGAGATCCGCAAGCCGGCGGACGCCGACCGGTACAAGGTGGAGCAGCAGGCCGAGGCCAACAAGAACGCCGCCATCGCCCGGGCCGAGGCCGACCGGCAGTCGACCATCGCCGCGGCCCAGGCCGGGGCGGAGAAGGCCCGGCTGTCCGGTGAGGGCGAGCGGTCCCGCCGATCCGCGCTGGCCGAGGCCGAGGCCATCGAGGGCGCCAAGCGCGGTGAGGCCGAGCGGCAGCGCCGCGTGGCCATCGCCGAGGCCGTGGAGAAGGAAGGCGCGGCCGACGCGTCCGCCATCCTCGCCCGGGGCCGGGCCGAGGCCGAGGCGATGGACCTGCGGTCGCAGGCGTTCGCCACCTACGGCGAGGCCGCCGTGCTCGATCTGCTGGTCAAGGTGCTGCCCGAGGTCGTCGGCGCCGCGTCCGCCCCGCTGGCCGCGGTCGACAAGATGACCGTCATCTCCTCCGACGGCGGTGCCGGTTCCCTCGGCAAGACAGTCGCCTCCAACGTCGCCCAGGGGCTGCAGCTCTCCAGTGACCTGACCGGTGTGGATCTCGCTGCGCTGCTCCAGCGGCTCACCGGTCAGACCGTCGACACCGGCAGCACGAAGAAGGCGACGCCGGAGAAGCGGCCCGCCGCCCGTCCGGCGGTGGCCACCCCGGCCCGGACCGAGCCGATCACCCTGGACGGCACGGAGAACGGTCGGCTCGACGGCTGA
- a CDS encoding amidase, with the protein MDLNRIAAAFRSGESSPTEHVADVLERLTADPYNLVVTLDADRALATARELTDELAAGRDRGPLHGIALGVKDLIDVAGLPSRCGSNVFADAAPARLDAPVVARLRAAGAVVVAKLHTQEFAHGATGDVSASGPAHNPHDPTRITGGSSSGSAGSLAAGHLPLALGTDTGCSVRGPAALCGVVGLKPRYGRLPSDGIFPLSESLDHPGLLSTDVAATATAWSVLSGEGPRERPVDVRGLRVGVLTDDYWRPADPAIAPWPGRAVDVLRDRGAEVIEVSTPFIDEFAAAYRPIVSNEAYATHARWLAERPEAYQPLTRERLLSFADRPARDYIEAQRTRRRLSAEFTAAAADVDVLVLATTRLRATPIGAAEVTPEGGDGAPVEVRPALLALNSPFNLTGWPAVSIPAPVDGLPIGVQIVGVRQDEAGVLDVAAAVEAGWRSAG; encoded by the coding sequence ATGGATCTGAACCGCATCGCGGCGGCGTTCCGGTCTGGGGAGTCGTCCCCGACCGAGCACGTGGCCGACGTCCTCGAGCGCCTGACCGCCGACCCGTACAACCTGGTCGTCACCCTCGACGCCGACCGCGCGCTGGCCACCGCGCGGGAGTTGACCGACGAGTTGGCCGCCGGGCGGGACCGAGGGCCGCTGCACGGGATCGCCCTGGGGGTCAAGGATCTGATCGACGTCGCCGGGCTGCCGTCCCGGTGCGGATCGAACGTGTTCGCCGACGCCGCCCCCGCCCGCCTCGACGCCCCCGTGGTCGCCCGGCTGCGGGCGGCGGGAGCCGTCGTGGTGGCGAAACTGCACACCCAGGAGTTCGCCCACGGCGCCACCGGGGATGTGTCGGCCAGCGGTCCGGCGCACAACCCGCACGACCCCACCCGGATCACCGGCGGGTCGTCGTCCGGGTCGGCCGGCTCGCTGGCCGCCGGGCATCTGCCCCTGGCGCTGGGCACCGACACCGGCTGTAGCGTCCGGGGTCCCGCCGCGCTCTGCGGGGTGGTCGGCCTCAAGCCCCGGTACGGCCGGCTGCCGTCGGACGGCATCTTCCCGCTGTCGGAGTCACTGGACCACCCCGGCCTGCTGTCCACCGACGTCGCCGCCACCGCCACCGCCTGGTCCGTGCTGTCCGGGGAAGGCCCCCGCGAACGACCGGTCGACGTGCGCGGACTGCGGGTCGGCGTCCTCACCGACGACTACTGGCGGCCGGCCGACCCGGCCATCGCCCCCTGGCCCGGCCGGGCGGTGGACGTGCTGCGCGACAGAGGGGCCGAGGTGATCGAGGTGTCGACGCCGTTCATCGACGAGTTCGCCGCCGCCTACCGGCCCATCGTCAGCAACGAGGCCTACGCGACGCACGCCCGGTGGCTGGCCGAACGGCCCGAGGCATACCAGCCGCTGACCCGCGAGCGGCTGCTGAGCTTCGCCGACCGGCCGGCCCGCGACTACATCGAGGCGCAGCGGACCCGGCGTCGGTTGTCGGCCGAGTTCACCGCGGCGGCCGCCGATGTCGACGTCCTGGTGCTGGCCACCACCCGACTGCGGGCCACTCCGATCGGCGCGGCCGAGGTGACGCCAGAGGGCGGGGACGGGGCGCCGGTGGAGGTGCGGCCGGCACTGCTGGCCCTGAACTCGCCGTTCAACCTGACCGGCTGGCCGGCCGTCAGCATCCCGGCGCCGGTCGACGGGCTGCCGATCGGCGTGCAGATCGTCGGCGTGCGCCAGGACGAGGCCGGAGTGCTCGACGTGGCCGCGGCGGTCGAAGCCGGCTGGCGGTCGGCGGGTTGA
- a CDS encoding GTP-binding protein produces MIDLTVVSGPLGAGKTTWLLQQADLLECDLLVTNDVADVSIDDSILAPESAGAGRRTVCIAGGCVCCTAWPDLRNTLLQCVNEAHVGTSRRDRQVLLEVSGAAEPDQLLRRLTDDPVLGANVRVARLTVVLDGSDAVRGLRHEAAVRTQVSVADEVVLTRADVVSPTDLRHAAGVVRGLRPDLRLTATARGADHPLGPVVPEVLLVGDDVDGAVGGLSTLAVRLSARTRWAEYALWLHAMTRRHPAGLVRSKGYVTTPAGRALVQSVGAAITVELVATAAVDPDSRSGPTDMTYVLRGLDRDQVRASLSQWVPSAGAADD; encoded by the coding sequence ATGATCGACCTCACGGTGGTCAGTGGACCGCTCGGCGCCGGCAAGACGACCTGGCTGCTCCAGCAGGCGGACCTGCTCGAGTGCGATCTGCTCGTCACCAACGACGTCGCCGACGTGTCCATCGACGACTCGATCCTGGCCCCGGAGTCCGCCGGAGCCGGCCGCCGAACGGTGTGCATCGCGGGTGGATGCGTGTGCTGCACGGCGTGGCCGGATCTTCGGAATACGTTGCTGCAGTGCGTGAATGAGGCCCATGTCGGAACGTCTCGGCGTGATCGTCAGGTGTTGCTGGAGGTGTCCGGGGCGGCCGAGCCGGACCAGCTGCTCCGACGGCTGACCGACGACCCGGTGCTCGGAGCCAACGTGCGCGTGGCTCGCCTGACCGTCGTGCTCGACGGCTCGGACGCGGTGCGGGGTCTGCGGCACGAGGCCGCTGTCCGCACCCAGGTGTCCGTGGCCGACGAGGTGGTCCTCACCCGGGCCGACGTGGTCAGCCCGACGGATCTGCGCCACGCCGCGGGGGTGGTGCGCGGCCTGCGGCCCGATCTGCGTCTCACCGCAACCGCCCGGGGGGCCGATCATCCGCTGGGCCCGGTCGTTCCGGAGGTACTGCTGGTCGGCGATGATGTCGACGGGGCGGTCGGTGGCCTGTCGACCCTCGCGGTCCGCCTCTCCGCCCGCACCCGTTGGGCCGAGTACGCGCTGTGGCTGCACGCGATGACGCGCCGGCACCCGGCCGGACTGGTGCGCTCCAAGGGCTACGTCACCACGCCGGCGGGGCGGGCCCTGGTCCAGTCGGTCGGTGCGGCCATCACGGTCGAGCTGGTGGCGACCGCCGCAGTGGACCCGGACAGCCGGTCCGGACCGACGGACATGACGTACGTCCTCCGCGGGCTGGATCGCGATCAGGTCCGGGCGTCGCTATCGCAGTGGGTGCCGAGCGCTGGGGCGGCCGACGACTGA
- a CDS encoding LacI family DNA-binding transcriptional regulator, with protein MSAPHSVTLAEIADRAGVHVSTVSRSLREPPSRAGSATVARIRRIAEQMGYVPDPAATALRTRRSGLLGVLVPRVTDYVLARIYEGADDGAHEAGLHTVVQTSSDKPTSRHEQMEQLLARRVEGCIIGDARLDGDELVASLKRRNHPYVLVNRRLRGHPSVTTDDVRGGELAAEHLLELGHRDVAVIAGHEYASTCVERTHGFVGRFQRAGVAVPGSHIALSGADAQGGYEAAGRLLTAHPQITALFAINDFAAIGAMGAASELGRRVGQDIAVIGYNDIPLSRYLPVTLTSVASPMVEMGRRGALALAARLGGQAIESELLQPFLSARASTLGARRLTDDGHATDV; from the coding sequence ATGTCAGCCCCGCACTCGGTGACGTTGGCGGAGATCGCTGATCGGGCCGGGGTGCATGTCTCCACCGTCTCCCGTTCGTTGCGGGAGCCACCGTCACGTGCCGGAAGCGCCACCGTCGCCCGCATCCGGCGTATCGCCGAACAGATGGGATACGTCCCCGACCCGGCGGCGACGGCGCTGCGGACCCGGCGCAGCGGTCTGCTGGGCGTACTGGTCCCGCGTGTGACCGACTACGTGCTGGCGCGGATCTACGAGGGCGCCGACGACGGGGCCCACGAAGCCGGCCTGCACACGGTCGTGCAGACCTCGAGTGACAAGCCCACGTCCCGGCACGAACAAATGGAGCAGCTGCTCGCGCGCCGGGTCGAGGGCTGCATCATCGGCGACGCGCGACTCGACGGCGATGAACTGGTGGCCTCGCTTAAAAGGCGGAACCATCCGTACGTCCTGGTCAACCGCCGCCTGCGCGGACACCCGTCGGTGACGACCGACGACGTCCGTGGGGGCGAGCTGGCCGCCGAGCACCTGCTCGAACTGGGTCACCGGGACGTCGCCGTCATCGCCGGCCACGAATACGCCAGCACGTGCGTCGAACGCACCCACGGTTTCGTCGGCCGCTTCCAACGGGCCGGGGTCGCCGTTCCGGGCAGCCACATCGCCCTGTCCGGGGCCGATGCCCAGGGTGGCTACGAGGCGGCCGGGCGGCTGCTCACCGCCCATCCACAGATCACCGCCCTGTTCGCGATCAACGACTTCGCGGCGATCGGCGCCATGGGCGCGGCCAGTGAACTGGGCCGGCGCGTCGGGCAGGACATCGCCGTCATCGGCTACAACGACATCCCCCTGTCTCGGTATCTCCCGGTGACGCTGACGTCGGTCGCTTCCCCCATGGTGGAGATGGGCCGGCGCGGGGCGCTGGCCCTTGCCGCCCGGCTCGGGGGCCAGGCGATCGAGTCTGAACTGCTCCAACCGTTCCTGTCCGCCCGGGCATCGACCCTCGGTGCGCGGCGCCTGACGGACGACGGGCACGCGACGGACGTCTGA
- a CDS encoding SDR family NAD(P)-dependent oxidoreductase — protein sequence MNEQGGTSPAGPGAPLGRQDALLEGRRVLVTGAAQGIGQGVAVGLAALGARVAILDLDESRLDETSSMIGDLDGSAVTVSADVSRRDEVDRAVAAAGAGMGGLDGVVNCAAVICQNGPAEEASEADLDRLWAINVKGLLFVSQAAHRLMHENGGAIVNLASQAALTALPHQVVYTATKGAVAAMTRSLAIDWAPVGIRVNAVAPTFVWTPMASPMLADPAVLRASERRIPLGRVGQPRDIAGAVAFLLSDAAAMVTGQILPVDGGWLAGEPGLDI from the coding sequence ATGAACGAGCAGGGCGGTACGTCCCCGGCGGGGCCGGGGGCACCCCTGGGCCGGCAGGACGCCCTCCTCGAGGGCCGCCGGGTGCTGGTGACCGGCGCGGCACAGGGCATCGGACAGGGTGTCGCCGTCGGCCTGGCCGCGCTGGGGGCCCGGGTCGCGATCCTGGATCTCGATGAAAGCAGGCTCGACGAGACCTCCTCCATGATCGGGGATCTCGACGGCTCGGCGGTCACCGTGTCGGCCGATGTCAGCCGCCGGGACGAGGTCGACCGTGCGGTCGCCGCGGCCGGTGCCGGAATGGGCGGGCTGGACGGCGTGGTCAACTGCGCCGCGGTCATCTGCCAGAACGGGCCGGCCGAGGAGGCCAGCGAGGCCGATCTCGACCGACTGTGGGCCATCAACGTCAAGGGGTTGCTCTTCGTCAGCCAGGCCGCTCACCGCCTGATGCACGAGAACGGCGGCGCGATCGTGAATCTCGCCTCCCAGGCGGCTCTGACCGCCCTGCCTCACCAGGTCGTCTACACCGCGACCAAGGGCGCGGTTGCCGCCATGACCCGGAGCCTGGCCATCGACTGGGCTCCAGTCGGTATCCGCGTCAATGCGGTCGCGCCGACGTTCGTCTGGACCCCGATGGCCTCGCCGATGCTGGCGGACCCGGCGGTGCTGCGGGCATCGGAACGCCGCATCCCCCTGGGCCGGGTGGGGCAGCCGCGGGACATCGCCGGGGCGGTTGCCTTCCTGCTCAGCGACGCGGCCGCCATGGTCACCGGGCAGATCCTCCCCGTCGACGGCGGTTGGCTCGCCGGCGAGCCGGGTCTGGACATCTAG
- a CDS encoding alpha/beta fold hydrolase, with product MARIISIGDADLWTEVSGQGDPVLQIHGSGFGHYNFAPLSPLLAEKFQVIDYDQRGYGDSSRPDDYPYSIERWAADAAALLDAMGIERAHVHGTSMGGMVAQAFAGLYPERTQSVVINCSASKLGRNGRLVFQNWIDIVQLDPAGPGSRILAELISWQALSNGYMESEAGRDAVDQVQTILRDSNTLAPFVAACRAMQEMDLRDLVRAISSPALVLGGDQDLMTPWDQGPQGAGQQWIADNLPGAEVHVIKGGGHSTPFDSTEEHASVVADFFSRHAMEQAR from the coding sequence ATGGCTCGAATCATCAGCATCGGCGACGCCGACCTGTGGACAGAGGTCAGTGGCCAGGGAGACCCGGTCCTGCAGATCCACGGATCCGGTTTCGGTCACTACAACTTCGCGCCGCTGAGCCCGCTGCTGGCCGAGAAGTTCCAGGTGATCGACTACGACCAGCGGGGATACGGCGACTCCAGTCGTCCCGACGACTACCCGTATTCGATCGAGCGGTGGGCAGCCGACGCCGCCGCACTGCTGGACGCGATGGGCATCGAGCGAGCACACGTGCACGGCACCTCGATGGGCGGCATGGTCGCCCAGGCGTTCGCAGGTCTGTACCCGGAACGGACCCAATCCGTGGTGATCAACTGCTCGGCGTCCAAACTCGGCCGCAACGGTCGGCTGGTCTTCCAGAACTGGATCGACATCGTGCAACTCGATCCCGCCGGCCCCGGGAGCAGGATCCTGGCCGAGCTCATCTCCTGGCAGGCCTTGTCCAACGGCTACATGGAGAGCGAGGCGGGACGCGACGCCGTCGACCAGGTCCAGACCATCCTGCGCGACAGCAACACGCTCGCACCGTTCGTGGCGGCGTGCCGGGCCATGCAGGAGATGGATCTGCGGGACCTCGTTCGCGCCATCTCCTCCCCCGCGCTGGTGCTGGGTGGGGACCAGGACCTCATGACCCCGTGGGACCAGGGCCCGCAGGGGGCGGGGCAGCAGTGGATCGCCGACAACCTGCCCGGCGCCGAGGTCCACGTCATCAAGGGTGGCGGTCATTCGACTCCGTTCGACAGCACGGAGGAGCACGCCTCCGTCGTCGCGGACTTCTTCTCCCGCCACGCCATGGAGCAGGCCCGATGA
- a CDS encoding asparaginase: MTEAAPRPSAAVAPLPEILVISLGGTIASVPAAGGGDAVPSLTPEQLVASVPGLQEVASLECEAFRQFPSGDLTVVDILELARLIERRAADVDGIVVTQGTDTLEETSFLLHLLLRTTTPVAMTGAMRNSGLPGADGPANLLAAVRVAAAADSAGQGVLVVFADEVHSARFVRKTHSSSPSTFQSPTVGPVGYVVEGRVRLPFSARRVSAPLPPAGADDLPTVPLVRMVLGDDGSLVRLAANGAAGLVVEAFGGGHVPARIVPLLESVARDVPVVVTTRTGAGDLYTNTYGFPGSESDLWKRGLIPAGPLDGLKARLALMVLLMGGADRAAIAAFFDNDY, from the coding sequence GTGACCGAAGCGGCCCCGCGGCCCTCGGCCGCGGTGGCCCCGCTGCCGGAGATCCTGGTGATCTCCCTGGGCGGCACCATCGCCTCCGTCCCCGCAGCCGGGGGCGGGGACGCGGTCCCGAGCCTGACCCCCGAGCAGTTGGTGGCGTCGGTACCCGGTCTTCAGGAGGTGGCCAGCCTGGAGTGCGAGGCGTTCCGCCAGTTTCCCTCGGGCGATCTCACGGTGGTCGACATCCTCGAACTGGCCCGGCTCATCGAGCGGCGAGCGGCAGACGTCGACGGGATCGTCGTCACCCAGGGAACCGACACACTGGAGGAGACGTCGTTCCTCCTGCATCTGCTGCTGCGGACGACCACGCCGGTCGCCATGACGGGAGCGATGCGCAACTCCGGGCTCCCCGGCGCCGACGGACCGGCCAACCTGCTGGCCGCCGTCCGCGTCGCCGCCGCCGCGGACTCCGCCGGTCAGGGCGTTCTCGTCGTCTTCGCGGACGAGGTCCACTCGGCCCGGTTCGTCCGCAAGACCCATAGCTCGTCCCCGTCGACGTTCCAGTCGCCGACGGTGGGTCCCGTCGGATACGTCGTGGAGGGCCGGGTTCGCCTGCCCTTCAGTGCCCGGCGGGTCTCGGCACCACTTCCGCCCGCGGGGGCGGACGACCTGCCCACCGTGCCGCTCGTGCGCATGGTGCTCGGCGATGACGGGAGCCTCGTCCGCCTCGCGGCGAACGGGGCGGCCGGACTGGTGGTCGAGGCGTTCGGCGGCGGGCACGTCCCGGCCCGGATCGTCCCGCTCCTGGAGTCGGTCGCCCGCGACGTCCCGGTCGTCGTCACCACGCGGACCGGGGCGGGCGATCTCTACACGAACACCTACGGGTTCCCCGGTTCGGAGAGCGACCTCTGGAAACGCGGACTCATCCCCGCCGGGCCGCTGGACGGGCTCAAGGCCCGCCTGGCCCTGATGGTGCTGCTGATGGGCGGGGCCGACCGTGCGGCGATCGCCGCCTTCTTCGACAACGACTACTGA
- a CDS encoding polysaccharide deacetylase family protein yields MGKDIKVCIGADIDAVAGWLGSYGGEDSPADVQRGMFAGEVGIPRLLKLYERFGITTTWFAPGHSIETFPHRIEQIVAAGHELAAHGYSHENPIQMSPQQEEDVLNKSIELIEKFSGQRPRGYIAPWCELSPVTTDLLLKNGFRYDHSQAFHDFQPFYARTGDTWTKIDLSQPADHWMKPLVRGQEIDLVEINFSWYIDDLPPMMFIKASPNSHGFVNPHDIEQLWRDQFDWVYREYDYAIYPITIHPDVSGRPQVLLMLERLLTYIQGHEGVSFETFENTAEDFRRRFPFATNAKYPFDQENP; encoded by the coding sequence ATGGGCAAGGACATCAAGGTCTGTATCGGTGCGGACATCGACGCCGTGGCGGGCTGGCTGGGCTCGTACGGCGGGGAGGATTCACCGGCCGACGTCCAGCGCGGCATGTTCGCCGGCGAGGTCGGCATCCCCCGCCTGCTCAAGCTCTACGAGCGCTTCGGCATCACCACGACGTGGTTCGCGCCGGGGCACTCCATCGAGACGTTCCCGCACCGGATCGAGCAGATCGTCGCCGCAGGGCACGAACTGGCCGCACACGGCTACTCGCACGAGAACCCCATCCAGATGAGCCCTCAGCAGGAGGAGGACGTCCTCAACAAATCGATCGAACTGATCGAGAAGTTCTCCGGCCAGCGCCCCCGTGGCTACATCGCCCCGTGGTGCGAGCTCTCTCCGGTCACCACGGACCTGTTGCTCAAGAACGGGTTCCGGTACGACCACAGCCAGGCGTTCCACGATTTCCAGCCGTTCTACGCCCGCACCGGCGACACCTGGACCAAGATCGACCTGTCGCAGCCGGCCGACCACTGGATGAAGCCGCTGGTGCGGGGCCAGGAGATCGACCTGGTCGAGATCAATTTCAGCTGGTACATCGATGATCTGCCGCCGATGATGTTCATCAAGGCGAGCCCGAACAGCCACGGTTTCGTCAATCCCCACGACATCGAGCAGCTCTGGCGCGACCAGTTCGACTGGGTCTACCGCGAGTACGACTACGCGATCTACCCGATCACCATCCACCCCGACGTGTCGGGGCGGCCGCAGGTGCTGCTGATGCTCGAGCGCCTGCTGACCTACATCCAGGGCCACGAAGGCGTGTCCTTCGAGACGTTCGAGAACACCGCCGAGGACTTCCGCCGCCGGTTCCCGTTCGCGACCAACGCCAAGTACCCGTTCGATCAGGAGAACCCGTGA